In Acidimicrobiales bacterium, the following are encoded in one genomic region:
- a CDS encoding YihY/virulence factor BrkB family protein, which produces MRAARDKAKVEAKTRRESGVERILAPVVSAALLLTALIQTQREQQHADTSPTPPPPQPKQPTGIKAKLARLPVLRTLMPIQDRYGEVNGNNLAATVAFQTFLSLFPLLLVIVSVVGFFASKDATVGTRIVGNLGLQGDGARIVNEAITTAAKNPAATGPIGLVGLLWSGLGLVDSLQFAMDQVWRVDERGMKGKLFGLLWLVGAAVLFIGAAAVTTVLNWLPGFVTPFGIAVGVSVNLALWLWSFKVLPNRKLPWRALVPGAIVGALGMEILKFVGAFYLPRTIASSSALYGSIGVVFAVLAWLLVFSRLVIYATVINLVRWEKRAAAPSARTRRRSYRNVTVPSSTSSSMSEVRAVTSIVH; this is translated from the coding sequence GTGCGAGCCGCGAGAGACAAAGCAAAGGTCGAAGCAAAGACGCGGCGCGAGTCGGGCGTCGAGCGCATCCTGGCGCCCGTCGTCAGCGCCGCGTTGCTCCTGACCGCGCTGATCCAGACCCAGCGTGAGCAGCAGCACGCCGACACGTCGCCGACGCCACCGCCTCCACAACCGAAACAACCGACCGGCATCAAGGCCAAGCTGGCGCGTCTGCCCGTGCTCCGCACGCTCATGCCGATCCAGGACCGCTACGGCGAGGTGAACGGCAACAACCTCGCCGCCACCGTGGCGTTCCAGACGTTCCTCTCGCTGTTCCCGCTGCTGCTGGTGATCGTTTCGGTCGTCGGGTTCTTCGCGTCGAAGGACGCCACCGTCGGCACGCGCATCGTGGGCAACCTCGGCCTCCAGGGCGACGGGGCGCGCATCGTGAACGAGGCGATCACCACCGCGGCGAAGAACCCTGCGGCGACGGGTCCCATCGGCCTCGTCGGCCTGCTGTGGTCGGGACTCGGGCTGGTCGACTCCCTGCAGTTCGCCATGGACCAGGTGTGGCGGGTCGACGAGCGCGGCATGAAGGGCAAGCTCTTCGGCCTCCTGTGGCTCGTCGGCGCCGCGGTGCTCTTCATCGGCGCCGCCGCCGTCACGACCGTCCTGAATTGGCTGCCGGGATTCGTCACACCGTTCGGCATCGCCGTCGGCGTGTCGGTGAACCTGGCGCTGTGGTTGTGGAGCTTCAAGGTGCTGCCCAACCGCAAGCTGCCGTGGCGGGCGCTGGTGCCGGGCGCCATCGTCGGCGCGCTCGGCATGGAGATCCTCAAGTTCGTCGGCGCCTTCTATCTCCCACGCACCATCGCCAGCTCGTCGGCCCTCTACGGCTCGATCGGCGTGGTCTTCGCCGTGCTGGCGTGGTTGCTGGTTTTCTCGCGCCTCGTGATCTACGCGACGGTCATCAACCTCGTGCGGTGGGAGAAGCGGGCGGCGGCGCCGAGCGCCAGAACGCGGCGGCGTAGCTACCGGAACGTCACGGTGCCGTCGAGCACTTCCTCGTCGATGTCGGAGGTGCGCGCCGTCACCTCGATCGTCCACTGA